The region CCATGCCGAACATCGTGAGCACGTTGATGGAGAAGCCGAGCGCGAGCAGCACGGCGAAGGTGCCCAGCAGCGACACCGGCACCACGATGGCGGGGATCGCGGTGTAGCGAAGGTTCTGCAGGAAGAGGTACATCACGAGGAACACCAGCACCATCGCCTCGACCAGCGTCTCCACCACCTGCTTGATGGAGATGTTGACGAAGCGCGAGCTGTCGTAGGGGATCGCCCACTTCATGCCCTGCGGGAAGAACTTCGAGAGCTCCTCCATGCGCTTGCGGATCGCGGTGGCGGTGGCCAGCGCATTGCCGCTGGGCGCGAGCTGCACGCCGATGCCGGTGGACGGCTTGCCGTTCAGGCGCGCGGAGACCGCGTAGCCCTGCGCGCCGAGCTCCAGCCGCGCGACGTCGCGCAGGCGCACGGCCGAACCGTCCGTGTTCGCGCGCAGCACGATGTTGCCGAACTGTTCCACCGTGGTGAGCTGCCCGTTGACGACGACCGTGGCGAATGTGCCCTGCCCCGGCACGTTGGGCATGTCGCCGATGGCGCCCGCGGACACCTGCGCGTTCTGCGCGCGGATCGCGGCATTCACTTCGGCACTCGACAGGTTGAAGCTCTCCAGCTTGGCCTGGTCGATCCAGATGCGCATCGCGCGTTCCGTGCCGAAGAGCTGCGCCTGGCCGACGCCGGGAATGCGCTGGATTTCCGGCAGCACCGCGCGCGACGCGTAGTCGCCGAGCGCCACCGGGTCCCACGCGGGGTCGTCCGAGGAGAGGATCGTGAAGAGCAGGAAATTCGAGCGCGACTTGTCCACGCGCACGCCTTGCTGCGTCACCGCCGCGGGCAGCCGCGGGCCGGCGCGCGAAAGTCGGTTCTGCACGTCCACCTGCGCGAGGTCGGGGTTCGTGCCCGACTCGAAGCTGAGCGTGATCGAGCCGCTGCCGTTGGCCTGCGCCACCGACTCCATGTAGATGAGGCCGGGCGAGCCGTTCATCTCCTGCTCGATGATGGACAGGACGCTGTCTTCCAGCGTCTGCGCGGAGGCGCCGGGGTACACCGCCTGGATGACGATGCTGGGCGGCGCGACCGAGGGGTACTGCGCGACCGGCAGCTTGACGACCGCCACAGCGCCGAGCACCAGCACGAAGAGCGCGATCACCCAGGCGAAGACCGGCCGGTCGATGAAAAACTTGGCCATGCTGCTGCCTTCAGGACTTCGCGGATGCGGGACGGGATGCGGGCGATGCGGAGGGCGCGCCGCCTGGCGGCGTGGCGGACCACGGCACGGGCTTGACCGGGGAGCCCGGGCGCAGCTTCTGGAAGCCGTCGACCATCACCTGCTCGCCGGCCTTCAGGCCGTCGGTGACGACCCACTGGCCGTTCTGCTCGCCGCTCACCTTGATGGTGCGCGGGGCGACCTTGCCTTCCTTGTCGACGACCATGACCGTGTCGCCCTGGGTCGCACGGGTGACCGCCTGCTGCGGCAGCAGCACGGCATTGCCGGCCTTGGCCTGCTCCAGCCGCACGCGCACGTACAGGCCCGGCAGCAGCGTCCCGTTCGGGTTGGGCACTTCCGCGCGCAGCGTGATCTGCCCGCTGGTCGCGTCCACCGTGAGGTCGGAGAAGAGCAGGCGACCCGGGTTCGGGTGTTCGCTGCCGTCTTCCAGCACCACGCGCACCAACGCGCCTTCCGCGCCCGCGGCACGCCTGAGCTTGCCCTCCGCCAGCGCCTTGCGCATCTTGAGCACTTCGGCGGCGGACTGCGTGAAGTTGACGTACATCGGGTTGATCTGCTGGATCACCGCGAGCGGCGTCGCCTCGCCCTGGCCGACGAGCGCGCCTTCGGTCACGAGGGCGCGGCCGATGCGTCCGGAGATCGGCGCCGTGACGGAGGCGTATCCCACGTTGATCTGCGCGGTCTGCACCGCGGCCTTGCCGGCCGCGACATCGGCCTGCGCCTGCTGCTGCGCCGCCACGGCGTTCGCGTAGTCCTGCTTGCTGATCGCGTTGGCTTCCACCAGCGGCTTGTAGCGTTCCGCGAGCGCCGTGGCCTGCCCGAGATTGGCCTGGGCGCGCGCCATGGTGGCCTGCGCGCTCGCCAGCTGCGCGGCATAGGGCGCGGCGTCGATGGAAAAGAGCGGCTGGCCGGCGCGGACGTCCGAGCCTTCGGTGAATAGGCGCCTTTGCACGATGCCGGCGGCGCGCGCGCGCACCTGGGCGACGCGCGAAGGCTCCAGGCGGCCGGGCAGTTCGGTGACGAGGCCCACCTCGCCGGGGGCGACGGTGACGACACCGACTTCCGGTGGCGGCATCCCGCCGCCGGGGCCGCCTGCGGGCTGGGCGTTGCCGCCGGGGCCGCAAGCCGCCAGCAGCGTGGCGGCGAGGAGGGAGATCAGGGAAAGAGGTCTTGACGCGAAACGCTGGCGCAAGGCGGGCATTGCAATCCTTGTGGGAACGGGATCGGCGCCGCCGGGCGGGGTGGGCGCGGCGTGACGACGGATTTCGGGAACCACAGAGTATGCCGCGACTGGATGTCGAATGCTTTCAGCAGGATTAGCGCGGTGCAGCTCTGCGGGATCGCGCGGGATCGCACACAATGAGGGCATGGAGCGCGCGGTGACCCCCACATCCCAGGGCCGGCTGGCCCTGATCGAAGGTGCGCGCCGGGCCGTCCTCGGCGGCGGCCCGCCGGCACGGGAATCGGCGGTGGAATCGTGGATCGCGCGCTCGTGGCGGCGCTGCCTCGCGGCCGGCCACCGCCCCGACGAACGGCTGGGCTTCGACATGGTGGCGGCTCAGGCGCGCAGGCGCGTGCTCGATGCCAACCAGCCCCTCCTGCAGGCCGCCCGCCCGGTGCTCGACCGCCTCGCCCGGGCCCTCGCCAGCACCCGCTACTTCGCCATCCTCACCGACCACCAGGGCATCGTGATCGACGCGCACGGCCCGATCGACCGCAGCGACCGCCGGGCCGACCTCATCACGCGCGTCGGCGTGGACCTGTCCGAACGCGCCGTGGGCACGACGGCCATCGGCGCCGCGCTGGGCGAACTGCAGCCCGTGTGGCTGCACCGCGGCGAACACTTCTTCAACGACACCTCCGCCTACAGCTGCGCGGGCGCGCCGCTGTTCGGGCCGGACGGCCGTTGCGTCGGCATGCTGGACCTGACCGGCATCGATGCGGCCGAGCGGCCCGAGCTCAAGCACCTGGTCGCGCAGTCCGCGCGCACCATCGAGAACGCGCTCACCCTGGCCCGGCCGCACCGCCTGCTGCTGCGCTTGAACTGGCCCGGCCGCTCCCTGGGCGGCGACGACGACGGCCTGCTCTGCCTGGACGCGGACGGCTGGATCACCGGCAGCAACCACGTGGCCCGCCAGATGGCGCCGCCCCTTGCCCCGGGCGGCGCGCCGGTGCACTGCACCGAGCTCTTCGCCCAGCCCTGGGAAATCCTCTTCGACCAGGCGCGCGGGAGCGCCGGCGAGCGCCCCACCGAGGTGCCGCTCTGGTCGGGCCTGCGGCTGCAGGCGCTCGCGCTGCTGCCCGGCCGGGAAACCGCCGCCGCCGCGCCGCGCGTGCCCCTGCGGGAGGCGGAGATCGCGATGATCCGCGAGGCCGTTGCGCAGGCACGCGGCAACGTGCAGCAGGCGGCGCAGGTGCTGGGCATCAGCCGGGCGACGATCTACCGCAAGCTCGCGAGCCGCTGACCCGTCCATGCGCGTCGCGGCCCTCCGGCGTGTCCTCCCGTGCCTGGCCTGGCTGCTGGTGCACGCCGCCGCGGCTGCCGGCCAGGTGAGCGTCGCCGTGGCCTCCAACTTCACCGCGCCCATGCAGAAGATCGCGGCCGCGTTCGCGGCGGACACCGGCCACACCGTCGCGCCGGCCTTCGGGGCCACGGGCGCCTTCTACGCGCAGATCCGCAACGGCGCGCCGTTCCAGATGCTGCTCGCCGCCGACGACGAAACGCCCGCGCGGCTGGAGCAGGAAGGCCTCGCCGCCGCCGGCACGCGCTTCGCCTACGCCACCGGCCGGCTCGCGCTGTGGAGCGCGCAACCCGGCCTGGTGGACGGCAAGGGCGAGGTGCTCGCCCGGGGCGGCTTCGAGCGCATCGCACTGGCCAACCCGAAACTCGCGCCCTATGGCGCCGCCGCGGTCGAAGCGATGGCCCGGCTGCAGGTGCTGGCGCGCCTGCAGCCGCGCTTCGTGCAGGGCGAAAACATCGCGCAGGCCCTGCAGTTCGTGGCGACGGGCAACGCGCCACTCGGCTTCGTCGCCCTTTCGCAGGTGATGGTGGACGGGCGCATCGCGCGGGGCTCGGCCTGGGTCGTACCCTCCTCGCTGCACGCGCCGATCCGCCAGGATGCCGTCATCCTCGCCGCGGGCAAGGGCAGTGCGGCCGCCTCGGCGCTGGCCGCGTACTTGCGCGGCGACAAGGCCCGCGCGATCATCCGCAGCTTCGGCTACGAGCTCTGATCCGCATGCCCGCCTTCAGCGCCGCCGACTTCGATGCGATCTGGCTGACGCTGAAGCTGGCGACCCTCACCACCGCCCTCCTGCTGCTGCTCGCGACGCCGCTCGCGTGGTGGCTCGCGCGAACCGCGTCGGGCTGGCGCGCGCCCGTCGCCGCCGTCGTGGCCTTGCCGCTCGTGCTGCCGCCCACGGTTTTGGGCTTCTACCTCCTGGTCACCATGGGCCCCCACGGACCCGTGGGGCAGGCCACGCAGATGCTCGGCCTGGGCACCCTGCCCTTCACCTTCGCCGGCCTCCTCGTGGGCTCGGTGATCTATTCGCTGCCCTTTGCCGTGCAGCCGCTGCAGCATGCCTTCGAGGCCGTGGGCCGCCGGCCGATGGAAGTGGCGGCGACCCTGCGTGCGCGTCCCCTGGATGCCTTCCTTTCCGTGGCCGTCCCGCTCGCACGGCCCGGGTTCGTGACCGCCGCGATCCTCAGCTTTGCGCACACGGTCGGCGAATTCGGCGTCGTGCTCATGATCGGCGGCAACATCCCGCAGCAGACGCGCGTCGTGTCCACGCAGATCTACGGGCACGTCGAGGCGCTGGAGTACACGCAGGCGCACTGGCTCGCGGGCGGCATGGTGCTGTTCTCGTTCGCGGTGCTGCTGGCGCTGTCCCTCACGAGCCGGCGCAGCCTGCGGGTGCTCGGATGAGCGCGCAGGACATGCTGCTGCGCCTCGCGCTCGCGCGAAAGACGTTCCGCCTCGACGTGGATTGCGCGCTGCCGGCGCACGGCATCACCTGCGTGTTCGGCCCGTCCGGGTCCGGCAAGACCAGCCTGCTGCGGTGCATCGCCGGGCTGGAGCGCGCCGCCGGCACCGTTCGCATCGCCGATGCGGTCTGGCAGGACGACGCGCAAGGGGTCTTCGTGCCCACGTGGAAGCGCCCGCTGGGCTATGTGTTCCAGGAGGCGAGCCTCTTCGACCACCTCGATGTGCGCGGCAACCTCGACTACGGCGCGCAACGCGCGGGCGCCGCGGAGCGCCGGATCGCGCTCGCCGCGGCGATCGAGCTCCTGGGCATCGGCGACCTGCTCGCGCGGCCCACGCACGAACTCTCGGGCGGCGAGCGCCAGCGCGTCGCGATCGCGCGCGCCCTCGCCGCGCAGCCGCGCGTGCTCCTGCTGGACGAGCCGCTGGCATCGATCGACATCGCGCGCAAGCAGGACATCCTTCCGTGGCTGGA is a window of Caenimonas aquaedulcis DNA encoding:
- the modB gene encoding molybdate ABC transporter permease subunit, coding for MPAFSAADFDAIWLTLKLATLTTALLLLLATPLAWWLARTASGWRAPVAAVVALPLVLPPTVLGFYLLVTMGPHGPVGQATQMLGLGTLPFTFAGLLVGSVIYSLPFAVQPLQHAFEAVGRRPMEVAATLRARPLDAFLSVAVPLARPGFVTAAILSFAHTVGEFGVVLMIGGNIPQQTRVVSTQIYGHVEALEYTQAHWLAGGMVLFSFAVLLALSLTSRRSLRVLG
- a CDS encoding efflux RND transporter periplasmic adaptor subunit, coding for MPALRQRFASRPLSLISLLAATLLAACGPGGNAQPAGGPGGGMPPPEVGVVTVAPGEVGLVTELPGRLEPSRVAQVRARAAGIVQRRLFTEGSDVRAGQPLFSIDAAPYAAQLASAQATMARAQANLGQATALAERYKPLVEANAISKQDYANAVAAQQQAQADVAAGKAAVQTAQINVGYASVTAPISGRIGRALVTEGALVGQGEATPLAVIQQINPMYVNFTQSAAEVLKMRKALAEGKLRRAAGAEGALVRVVLEDGSEHPNPGRLLFSDLTVDATSGQITLRAEVPNPNGTLLPGLYVRVRLEQAKAGNAVLLPQQAVTRATQGDTVMVVDKEGKVAPRTIKVSGEQNGQWVVTDGLKAGEQVMVDGFQKLRPGSPVKPVPWSATPPGGAPSASPASRPASAKS
- the modA gene encoding molybdate ABC transporter substrate-binding protein; this translates as MRVAALRRVLPCLAWLLVHAAAAAGQVSVAVASNFTAPMQKIAAAFAADTGHTVAPAFGATGAFYAQIRNGAPFQMLLAADDETPARLEQEGLAAAGTRFAYATGRLALWSAQPGLVDGKGEVLARGGFERIALANPKLAPYGAAAVEAMARLQVLARLQPRFVQGENIAQALQFVATGNAPLGFVALSQVMVDGRIARGSAWVVPSSLHAPIRQDAVILAAGKGSAAASALAAYLRGDKARAIIRSFGYEL
- a CDS encoding sigma-54-dependent Fis family transcriptional regulator codes for the protein MERAVTPTSQGRLALIEGARRAVLGGGPPARESAVESWIARSWRRCLAAGHRPDERLGFDMVAAQARRRVLDANQPLLQAARPVLDRLARALASTRYFAILTDHQGIVIDAHGPIDRSDRRADLITRVGVDLSERAVGTTAIGAALGELQPVWLHRGEHFFNDTSAYSCAGAPLFGPDGRCVGMLDLTGIDAAERPELKHLVAQSARTIENALTLARPHRLLLRLNWPGRSLGGDDDGLLCLDADGWITGSNHVARQMAPPLAPGGAPVHCTELFAQPWEILFDQARGSAGERPTEVPLWSGLRLQALALLPGRETAAAAPRVPLREAEIAMIREAVAQARGNVQQAAQVLGISRATIYRKLASR